In one Vampirovibrio chlorellavorus genomic region, the following are encoded:
- a CDS encoding acyl-CoA dehydrogenase yields MPSNLSPIHAFYKLLVYTVMAPLRDQAFQGTRKAKISDTEKEALASGSVGFEREILSGHPDWRKLLDLPKPHLNEIEQAFLDGPVEQLCALLDDWKIRTELYDLPPEAWAFLKEKGFFGMIIPKEYGGLGFSARAHSEVVLKLASRSTTACVTTMVPNSLGPAELLIRYGTDEQKNHYLPRLAKGEEIPSFALTEPEAGSDASSMTAHGIVTERDGQLGIVLNWDKRYITLSPIATLLGVAFKLRDPDCLLGQKKELGITLALIPTHAPGVEIGRRHNPLGIPFMNGPTHGKDVWISLDQIIGGREYAGQGWRMLMECLSVGRCISLPALSVGSVKLVSRLTGAYSRVRKQFKVSINQFEGVEELLARMAGTTYLMEACRIATLQMLDRGEHPTILSAILKYHMTEYGRKIVNDGMDVLGGKAICDGPDNLIAPLYHGIPIGITVEGANILTRNMIIFGQGSVRSHPYLLKEIEAARLENEQEARAQFSDLMAQHVRHSVENTVRSLIFGLTNGHGSGVPNADQTEAYYFRHINRLSAAYATLADNILMLLGDSVKRKERISALLGDAMSYLFMASAVLRHYQAHGRLQDERPLVHWACQTLLHQAEEAMDRLLQNFPNPILGALLRPIIFPLGRRIQLPSHRQDRKLAQMLVTPGMLRDRLTQGIYLPTSEHEPLAQLEQCMGMAVQADVLEATIRQAKKEGRLSAQTPETLLEEAAAQKIISAQERALLKQVEVLRKQVLAVDDFDLHFNLLEKKTAFVGGSQLKTVYPLGTRWDLELPNQNLVELFEAAVDRYRHLPCMDSLGKKYDYGEMGSLVNRAAAGLQGLGIQKGDRIGLYMPNTPYYPILFFAALKVGAVVVNVCPMHTLSELREQVADSGTKTLITLDLKDAFNKTAQLLDEGLLSRMIVCKMEAVLPFFKSHAYRLFRSSHIVRADAWEKSGKAGKGDQEVGAGVSASGLRLGFRDLIHSKHKLQPVPIDPQDVALLQYTGGTTGTPKGAMLTHANLVANICQIEEFFGFSANKPQCEALLRPGQERVLATIPYFHIFGLTVAMLSSLKMGAELIILPDPRNITETLKTIHEKKPTLFPAVPRLLQAICEHPKLRQYDLSSLQTVISGGAAIPLAVHQAFEQVTGKPGLIKQGYGLTETAPVAAANPPFGINKPESIGLPLPQTRIQIVDPQDPDRVLAMGEVGEICISGPQVMKGYYQRPEETEQSLRNGWFFTGDLGYLDADHYLHIVDRKKRLILVNGFNVYPTQLEQAIARHPAVAECMVISVPDPRSGEAAKAFVRLKHGQHLNAQQLKDFLGEYLSRIELPRHVEFVPFELPKTPVGKPDWRAMQEREKLTEFPHGEHVITDINEGLDMEQAS; encoded by the coding sequence ATGCCTAGCAATCTTTCGCCCATCCACGCCTTCTACAAACTGCTGGTGTACACGGTCATGGCCCCCCTGCGGGATCAGGCCTTTCAGGGCACCCGGAAGGCCAAGATCTCCGATACCGAAAAAGAGGCGCTGGCCTCCGGCTCCGTGGGCTTTGAGCGAGAAATCCTGAGTGGGCACCCGGACTGGCGCAAGCTGCTGGATCTGCCCAAACCGCACCTGAACGAAATCGAGCAGGCCTTTCTGGATGGGCCGGTGGAACAACTGTGCGCCCTGCTGGATGACTGGAAAATCAGGACGGAACTGTATGACTTACCGCCCGAGGCCTGGGCCTTTTTGAAAGAAAAAGGCTTCTTCGGCATGATCATTCCCAAGGAGTATGGCGGACTGGGTTTTTCCGCTCGGGCTCATTCGGAGGTGGTCTTGAAGCTGGCCAGCCGCAGCACCACCGCCTGTGTGACCACCATGGTGCCCAATTCGCTGGGCCCGGCGGAGTTGCTGATTCGGTATGGCACGGACGAACAAAAAAATCATTACCTGCCCCGTTTGGCCAAAGGGGAAGAGATCCCCTCCTTTGCCCTGACCGAACCCGAGGCCGGCTCCGACGCCTCCAGCATGACCGCCCACGGCATAGTCACGGAGCGGGATGGTCAACTGGGCATTGTGCTGAACTGGGACAAACGCTACATCACCCTTAGCCCCATTGCCACCCTGTTGGGGGTGGCCTTTAAACTGCGAGACCCAGACTGCCTACTGGGCCAGAAAAAAGAGCTGGGCATCACCCTGGCCCTCATCCCCACCCACGCCCCGGGCGTGGAAATTGGCCGCCGTCACAACCCGCTGGGCATTCCCTTTATGAACGGCCCCACCCACGGCAAAGACGTGTGGATCTCGCTGGATCAAATCATCGGGGGCCGGGAATACGCCGGGCAAGGCTGGCGCATGCTGATGGAGTGCCTCTCGGTGGGGCGCTGTATTTCCCTGCCCGCCCTGTCAGTGGGATCGGTCAAACTGGTCAGCCGCCTGACCGGGGCTTACAGCCGGGTTCGCAAGCAATTCAAGGTATCCATCAACCAGTTTGAAGGCGTGGAAGAGCTACTGGCCCGCATGGCAGGCACTACCTACCTCATGGAAGCCTGCCGCATCGCCACCCTGCAAATGCTGGATCGGGGGGAACATCCCACCATTTTGTCGGCCATCCTGAAGTACCACATGACCGAGTACGGGCGCAAAATCGTCAACGACGGCATGGACGTGCTGGGCGGAAAAGCCATTTGTGATGGGCCGGATAACCTGATCGCCCCCCTCTATCACGGCATTCCCATCGGCATTACCGTGGAAGGGGCCAATATTCTGACCCGCAACATGATCATCTTCGGGCAAGGCTCGGTGCGCTCGCATCCCTACCTGCTCAAGGAAATCGAGGCGGCCCGTCTGGAGAATGAACAGGAGGCCCGGGCCCAGTTCAGCGATCTGATGGCCCAACATGTGCGGCACAGCGTGGAAAACACGGTCCGCAGCCTGATTTTTGGTCTGACCAACGGACACGGCAGCGGGGTGCCCAACGCCGATCAAACCGAGGCCTATTACTTCCGGCACATCAACCGCCTCAGCGCCGCCTACGCCACGTTGGCCGATAACATCCTGATGCTGCTGGGTGATAGCGTCAAACGCAAGGAGCGCATTTCCGCCCTGCTGGGTGATGCCATGAGCTACCTGTTTATGGCCTCCGCCGTCTTACGGCACTATCAGGCTCACGGGCGCCTTCAGGATGAACGGCCGCTGGTGCATTGGGCTTGCCAGACTTTGCTGCACCAAGCGGAAGAGGCCATGGATCGCCTGTTGCAAAACTTCCCCAACCCGATACTGGGAGCCTTACTGCGACCCATCATTTTCCCGCTGGGTCGACGCATTCAGCTGCCCAGCCACCGTCAGGATCGCAAGCTGGCCCAAATGCTGGTCACCCCCGGCATGCTACGGGATCGACTCACTCAGGGCATTTACTTACCCACCAGCGAACACGAACCTCTGGCCCAACTGGAGCAGTGCATGGGCATGGCCGTGCAAGCCGACGTGCTGGAAGCCACCATTCGCCAAGCCAAAAAGGAAGGCCGCCTGAGCGCCCAAACGCCAGAGACCTTGCTGGAGGAAGCCGCCGCCCAGAAAATCATCAGCGCCCAGGAACGGGCCTTGCTCAAGCAGGTGGAAGTGTTACGAAAACAGGTCTTGGCCGTTGATGATTTTGACCTTCACTTCAACCTCCTGGAAAAAAAAACGGCATTTGTCGGCGGGAGCCAGCTAAAGACGGTGTATCCACTGGGAACCCGCTGGGATCTTGAGCTGCCCAACCAAAATCTGGTCGAATTATTTGAAGCCGCCGTGGATCGATACCGGCATTTGCCCTGCATGGATTCCCTGGGTAAAAAGTACGATTACGGGGAAATGGGCAGTCTGGTGAACCGGGCCGCCGCCGGGCTGCAAGGTCTGGGCATTCAAAAGGGCGATCGCATCGGCCTGTACATGCCCAACACCCCATATTATCCCATCCTGTTTTTTGCCGCCCTGAAAGTGGGAGCCGTGGTGGTGAACGTCTGCCCCATGCACACCCTGAGCGAATTGCGGGAGCAAGTGGCGGACAGCGGTACGAAAACCCTGATTACCCTGGATCTGAAGGATGCCTTCAACAAAACGGCCCAACTGCTGGATGAAGGTCTGCTGTCCCGAATGATCGTATGCAAAATGGAAGCGGTGCTGCCCTTCTTCAAGTCACACGCTTACCGGCTGTTCCGCAGTTCGCACATTGTCCGCGCGGACGCATGGGAAAAAAGCGGCAAAGCGGGCAAAGGCGATCAGGAAGTCGGAGCGGGAGTTTCCGCCTCCGGCCTGCGACTGGGCTTTCGGGATCTCATCCACAGCAAGCACAAGCTACAGCCCGTGCCTATTGATCCCCAGGATGTGGCCTTGTTGCAGTATACCGGCGGGACCACTGGCACGCCCAAAGGGGCCATGCTGACGCATGCCAATCTGGTAGCCAATATTTGCCAGATTGAGGAGTTCTTTGGCTTCTCCGCCAACAAACCCCAGTGTGAAGCCTTGCTCCGGCCGGGACAAGAGCGGGTGTTGGCCACCATCCCCTACTTCCATATTTTCGGGCTGACCGTGGCCATGCTCTCCAGCCTGAAAATGGGCGCGGAGCTGATCATCCTGCCTGATCCGCGTAACATTACGGAAACCCTGAAGACCATTCACGAGAAAAAGCCCACCCTGTTCCCGGCGGTTCCCCGGCTGCTTCAGGCCATTTGTGAGCATCCCAAACTGCGCCAATATGACCTCAGCAGTCTGCAAACGGTCATCTCCGGGGGGGCGGCCATTCCCCTGGCTGTCCATCAGGCCTTTGAGCAGGTGACCGGCAAGCCGGGACTGATTAAGCAGGGCTACGGACTCACGGAAACGGCCCCGGTGGCGGCGGCCAATCCGCCCTTTGGCATCAACAAACCGGAATCCATTGGACTGCCCCTGCCCCAAACCCGCATTCAAATCGTGGATCCCCAGGATCCGGATCGGGTGCTGGCCATGGGCGAAGTGGGAGAAATCTGCATCAGCGGCCCACAGGTGATGAAAGGCTACTATCAACGCCCGGAGGAAACCGAGCAGAGCCTGAGAAACGGCTGGTTCTTCACCGGTGATTTGGGGTATCTGGATGCTGATCATTATCTGCACATCGTGGACCGCAAAAAGCGCCTGATTCTGGTGAATGGCTTTAACGTCTACCCCACCCAGCTGGAGCAGGCCATTGCCCGGCATCCGGCGGTGGCCGAGTGTATGGTCATCAGTGTGCCCGATCCTCGATCCGGGGAGGCGGCCAAGGCTTTCGTCCGACTCAAGCACGGCCAGCACCTGAACGCCCAACAGCTGAAAGACTTTCTGGGCGAATACCTCAGCCGCATTGAGCTACCCCGGCACGTGGAATTTGTCCCGTTCGAACTTCCCAAAACCCCGGTGGGCAAGCCCGACTGGCGGGCCATGCAGGAACGGGAAAAGCTGACTGAATTTCCGCACGGAGAACACGTGATTACCGATATCAACGAAGGGCTGGATATGGAGCAGGCATCATGA
- a CDS encoding SDR family NAD(P)-dependent oxidoreductase yields the protein MPTKPNLYHNPGIAWVSGASGYWGRKTVMTLLRLNWQVIALSRQEPKDLPEWAMAQQKSLFWQPFDLESEDWPSILSEVPAPQAVFHCVGIYDEDFERMLRVNVVQSTRFLQEACARMEQQEAGCVGVYLGQNGRLGLPGLGPFSASQGALWTWCEAQARAFKQQKSALSMSLVFPQRAPSHLQAELAKRLDRKVKLSPPETADDLVAGVLKGKNRVGRSPWLAGLSTLLT from the coding sequence ATGCCAACCAAGCCAAATCTTTATCACAATCCGGGAATCGCCTGGGTCAGCGGAGCCAGTGGATACTGGGGCCGCAAAACGGTTATGACTCTGCTGCGCCTGAACTGGCAGGTCATCGCCCTCAGTCGGCAGGAGCCCAAAGATCTGCCGGAGTGGGCCATGGCCCAGCAAAAAAGTCTGTTTTGGCAGCCCTTTGATCTGGAATCTGAGGACTGGCCCAGTATCCTGAGCGAGGTGCCAGCGCCGCAAGCGGTGTTTCATTGCGTGGGTATTTACGATGAGGACTTTGAGCGCATGTTGCGGGTCAACGTGGTGCAATCCACCCGGTTCCTGCAAGAAGCCTGCGCCCGAATGGAACAACAGGAGGCAGGCTGTGTGGGGGTCTATCTGGGGCAAAATGGGCGGCTCGGCTTGCCCGGATTGGGCCCCTTCAGCGCCAGTCAGGGGGCCCTGTGGACCTGGTGCGAAGCGCAGGCCCGAGCCTTCAAGCAACAGAAATCGGCTCTCTCTATGAGTCTGGTCTTTCCACAGCGGGCTCCCTCTCACCTGCAGGCGGAACTGGCCAAACGGCTGGATCGCAAAGTCAAGCTCAGCCCGCCGGAAACCGCCGATGATCTGGTGGCCGGGGTCTTAAAAGGGAAAAATCGGGTGGGTCGCTCCCCGTGGCTGGCCGGTTTATCCACATTGTTGACCTAG
- a CDS encoding class I SAM-dependent methyltransferase family protein → MKYRLTRILLQTVGRLSEGIRLGWRTGFDSGVMLEYIYENQPRGTTPLGVWVDRQFISHPVWDGVRSRRTLLIGQLEEALTRYANPVVFDFAAGVGSYLFALPPNQAQIIAGDFAPEAVAQGQQKAQTLGRTDISFQQSNAFEANELACQQADILVSSGFFDILVKEEEILKVLENGSRITQPGARWVFTIQEHHPDLRLLKETMVDLHQQRWELVPRPAEQLADWAKAHGWTLEKLERNDFFAVGTLVRQ, encoded by the coding sequence TTGAAATATCGGCTCACCCGCATCCTGTTGCAAACCGTCGGTCGCCTGAGTGAAGGCATTCGGCTGGGCTGGCGCACCGGCTTTGACTCCGGGGTCATGCTGGAGTACATTTACGAAAACCAGCCCCGAGGCACCACGCCCCTGGGCGTTTGGGTGGATCGTCAATTCATTTCTCACCCGGTGTGGGACGGGGTGCGCTCCCGCCGGACTCTGCTGATTGGCCAACTGGAGGAGGCTTTAACCCGTTATGCTAACCCTGTTGTGTTTGATTTCGCTGCGGGCGTTGGCTCGTATCTGTTTGCCCTGCCGCCCAACCAAGCCCAAATCATCGCCGGAGATTTCGCCCCGGAAGCGGTAGCCCAGGGCCAGCAAAAGGCCCAAACACTGGGACGAACCGATATCAGCTTCCAGCAAAGCAATGCCTTTGAGGCGAACGAACTGGCCTGCCAGCAGGCTGATATTCTGGTCAGCTCCGGTTTTTTTGACATTCTGGTGAAAGAGGAAGAGATCCTGAAAGTGCTGGAAAACGGCTCCAGAATCACTCAGCCGGGGGCCCGCTGGGTATTCACCATTCAGGAGCATCACCCTGATTTGCGTCTGCTGAAGGAAACCATGGTCGATCTGCATCAGCAGCGCTGGGAACTGGTGCCTCGTCCCGCCGAGCAGTTGGCCGACTGGGCCAAAGCGCATGGCTGGACGCTGGAGAAACTGGAACGCAATGACTTTTTCGCCGTGGGCACCCTAGTACGCCAATAG
- a CDS encoding aminotransferase class V-fold PLP-dependent enzyme, protein MIYMNYAGMAPLRFGAYLNGLLAPELFGNVRLPQWFAQAERLRDKVAHWLGCHADQVAFVPSTSMALYSAAYSLNWQPGDGVLYNPHDFPANVLPWEKLARFGVNPVAVDNWQESWPSRTRMVSISSVNYATGIEQPWREVILQAQARSIWTCVDAIQSAGVLPSWHPDIDFWCAGTQKWLVSGTGLAILVLSPRVLKQLQPPFPNWLSLKETGKVDSGLLETARAWECGWISQAALARLESNLDYFSKVGWESITEKVKQRRNYLHERLLDMGWHVVSCPKRWSGIVSIDPGPGRAELLVKNAQSRKIIVTQRGDYVRLSPHVFNPMGQLKTVTQWLAESYTAL, encoded by the coding sequence ATGATTTACATGAACTACGCGGGTATGGCCCCGTTACGCTTCGGCGCTTACCTGAACGGCCTGCTGGCCCCGGAACTGTTCGGTAATGTCCGCCTGCCCCAGTGGTTTGCCCAGGCGGAACGCTTGCGGGATAAAGTGGCCCACTGGCTGGGCTGCCACGCCGATCAGGTGGCCTTTGTGCCCTCTACCAGCATGGCCTTGTACAGCGCCGCTTACAGCCTGAACTGGCAACCGGGCGATGGGGTGCTTTACAACCCCCACGATTTTCCGGCCAACGTGCTGCCCTGGGAAAAACTGGCCCGCTTCGGGGTGAACCCGGTGGCCGTGGACAACTGGCAGGAGTCCTGGCCCAGCCGCACCCGCATGGTTAGCATCTCCAGCGTCAATTACGCCACCGGCATCGAGCAACCCTGGCGAGAGGTGATTCTGCAAGCGCAGGCCCGGAGCATCTGGACCTGCGTAGACGCCATTCAATCGGCGGGGGTGCTGCCCAGCTGGCACCCGGATATTGATTTCTGGTGCGCGGGCACCCAAAAATGGCTGGTCTCCGGCACCGGTCTGGCCATTTTGGTGCTGAGCCCCCGGGTGCTGAAGCAGTTACAGCCGCCGTTTCCCAACTGGCTGAGCCTGAAAGAAACGGGCAAAGTAGACTCGGGATTGCTGGAGACCGCCCGGGCCTGGGAATGCGGCTGGATCAGTCAGGCGGCCCTGGCCCGACTGGAGAGTAATCTGGATTATTTTTCCAAAGTCGGCTGGGAAAGCATTACGGAAAAAGTCAAACAGCGCCGCAACTACCTGCATGAGCGTCTGCTGGATATGGGCTGGCACGTGGTTTCCTGCCCCAAGCGCTGGTCCGGCATTGTGTCCATCGATCCGGGGCCGGGGCGGGCGGAACTACTGGTGAAAAACGCCCAAAGTCGCAAAATTATCGTCACCCAGCGGGGCGATTACGTGCGGCTGTCTCCCCATGTCTTTAACCCCATGGGACAGCTTAAAACCGTGACTCAATGGCTGGCAGAGAGTTATACGGCCCTCTAA
- a CDS encoding CDP-alcohol phosphatidyltransferase family protein — protein MSKQAPADPVIKPDLGLYQTKYLLRKVLRTLPGIGKLSPNLLSIAGLGPGLLAAVFLFEGEWLGALLSIAGRMIINTLDGLVAEEFDKKTHIGGYLNRLPGEFTDVLIVLALYPHAPMHWILPLIILTGWVQVFGLLGLAAGGSTQSVGPCGQTDRLAILMLGCLLALFKVNVWPTLVPLMCAGCALTIGLRVYRSIREIYGLDLSAASSQTTGSPQ, from the coding sequence ATGAGTAAGCAAGCCCCCGCCGATCCCGTCATCAAGCCCGATTTGGGCTTGTACCAGACCAAGTACCTGTTACGCAAGGTGCTACGCACCCTCCCGGGCATTGGCAAACTCTCCCCCAATTTGCTTTCCATCGCCGGGTTGGGACCGGGACTGCTGGCTGCCGTGTTTTTGTTTGAGGGCGAGTGGCTGGGGGCCCTGCTGAGCATTGCCGGACGCATGATCATCAATACCCTGGACGGGCTGGTGGCCGAAGAGTTCGATAAAAAAACGCACATCGGCGGCTACCTGAACCGCCTGCCCGGCGAGTTCACCGACGTCCTGATTGTATTGGCCCTGTACCCGCATGCCCCCATGCACTGGATACTGCCCCTGATCATCCTGACCGGCTGGGTGCAAGTATTCGGATTGCTAGGGCTGGCCGCCGGGGGCTCCACCCAGTCCGTGGGCCCCTGTGGGCAAACCGATCGCCTGGCCATTTTAATGCTGGGCTGCCTGCTGGCCCTTTTTAAGGTAAACGTCTGGCCGACATTGGTTCCCCTGATGTGCGCCGGGTGCGCCCTGACCATTGGCCTGCGGGTTTATCGTTCCATTCGGGAAATTTACGGTCTGGATCTGAGTGCGGCTTCCTCCCAAACAACGGGCTCTCCCCAATGA
- a CDS encoding lysophospholipid acyltransferase family protein has product MKFEYQRTRDFGQPLRQRLGNYPRVPDLSWDFLRWLGSWLSVLFIRTQFPLSVVGRLPDSDRLAIVANHQSHLDTATLLAALPYARRQQTVVLAAQDYFFNNAPKAMAASLLCQAVAFDRLHWTAVRAWYQHLKNLERGWLLFYPSGSRHSTSIQAGLLKILLKEGWQILPARLEGADAAWPSHAPLWRPFRRLKVTFYEPFQGHDIDCLIEKLERELYPHE; this is encoded by the coding sequence GTGAAATTTGAGTATCAGCGCACCCGGGACTTTGGGCAACCCCTGCGGCAACGGCTGGGGAACTATCCCCGCGTCCCCGATTTAAGCTGGGACTTTTTGCGCTGGCTGGGCAGCTGGCTGAGTGTATTGTTCATTCGTACCCAATTCCCCTTAAGCGTGGTGGGGCGCTTGCCAGACAGCGATCGGCTGGCCATTGTGGCCAACCATCAATCCCACCTGGATACGGCCACCCTGTTGGCCGCCCTGCCCTACGCCCGCAGACAACAAACCGTGGTGCTGGCCGCTCAGGATTACTTTTTCAACAACGCCCCCAAAGCCATGGCCGCTTCCCTGCTCTGTCAGGCCGTAGCCTTTGATCGACTTCACTGGACCGCCGTGCGGGCCTGGTATCAGCACCTCAAAAATCTGGAGCGGGGCTGGTTGCTGTTTTATCCCAGTGGCAGTCGGCATTCTACAAGCATACAGGCCGGATTATTGAAGATACTGCTGAAAGAAGGCTGGCAGATTCTGCCCGCCCGACTGGAAGGGGCCGATGCGGCCTGGCCCAGCCATGCCCCTCTGTGGCGTCCCTTTCGTCGTTTAAAAGTTACTTTTTATGAGCCTTTTCAAGGGCATGACATAGACTGTTTAATAGAGAAACTGGAACGAGAGTTGTACCCGCATGAGTAA
- a CDS encoding phosphatidate cytidylyltransferase, which yields MRWQANTALALWHFAFVVVVTGLESTIKESTAQMWPFLETLTVGNPHFNVLAFYTALVLSLYAILGAFIWLKPLEVAKKPYLTWAIMIPLLMLPLWLGPVFWILTVLLISIYGFKEFAKGTGLYAQKAHCLTVYVVMIAMAVCAMINDYGLFMVAPIWGVVALSTIPVFQNRFENAIQNMALSVVGLVYFGWFLGHLGFLVRSEYGLGYLLFVLIFTQFNDAMCFLWGKLFGKTHFTAISPKKTIEGSVLALLSSMVIAFLNWPIAFPHFEWWLVAMAGFAVSFGGQMGDLVMSTFKRDLGVKDFGTLLPGHGGILDRVDSLVWVSPLFFHMARYFHSGFGC from the coding sequence TTGCGCTGGCAGGCAAATACCGCTCTCGCCCTGTGGCATTTTGCCTTCGTCGTAGTGGTTACCGGCCTGGAAAGCACCATAAAGGAAAGCACCGCACAGATGTGGCCGTTTTTGGAAACCCTGACCGTGGGAAACCCTCACTTTAACGTACTGGCCTTTTACACGGCGCTGGTGCTATCCCTGTATGCCATTCTGGGGGCCTTCATCTGGTTAAAACCGCTGGAAGTGGCCAAAAAGCCCTACCTGACCTGGGCCATCATGATCCCTCTGCTGATGCTGCCCCTGTGGCTGGGCCCGGTGTTCTGGATTCTCACCGTGCTGCTGATTTCCATTTACGGCTTCAAGGAATTCGCCAAAGGCACCGGACTGTACGCACAAAAAGCGCATTGCCTGACCGTCTATGTTGTCATGATCGCCATGGCCGTCTGTGCCATGATCAACGATTACGGCCTGTTTATGGTGGCCCCCATCTGGGGGGTGGTGGCCCTGAGCACCATTCCCGTCTTCCAGAATCGTTTTGAAAACGCCATCCAGAATATGGCCCTGTCCGTGGTGGGGCTGGTTTATTTTGGGTGGTTTTTAGGGCATCTGGGCTTTCTGGTGCGTTCCGAATACGGGTTGGGCTATCTGCTGTTTGTGCTGATTTTTACCCAGTTCAACGACGCCATGTGCTTTTTGTGGGGCAAGCTCTTCGGCAAAACCCATTTTACGGCCATCTCCCCCAAAAAGACTATTGAAGGCTCCGTGCTGGCACTGCTCAGTAGTATGGTTATCGCCTTTTTGAACTGGCCCATCGCGTTTCCGCATTTTGAATGGTGGCTGGTGGCCATGGCCGGATTTGCGGTCAGTTTTGGCGGCCAGATGGGCGATTTGGTCATGTCCACCTTCAAACGGGATTTGGGAGTGAAGGACTTCGGCACCCTGTTACCCGGTCACGGGGGCATTCTGGATCGGGTGGACAGTCTGGTGTGGGTGTCGCCCCTGTTTTTCCACATGGCCCGTTACTTTCATTCCGGGTTTGGCTGCTAA
- a CDS encoding CHAP domain-containing protein, producing MNVPTHGCSQRCPKPIHLLGLLALAVILCGEAQATPPPVPAQLPDASPAIQALQGPPMQALPGNTQPSPPPNTIASVQLVNDELRLISPPGTQLLVKNRFVLASPTRLVVDIDQSLLPEKAIQLPSGNLGPMPYTTIRLGQFDATTVRLVIESPQADKLNISLGRGTNHVLRVYAPEAPGRASRFFHRMFGRPASPPPQLAYTGPISPYSPRPDVPPTFGPPPVSYQATPLNRMKIVDVARSQLGISKAEARDYVNNTYSMGKDQAWCADFVSTVLNWAGGSPWGHTSLVRDIYDWGLTHQRLKPFPEPGDIAIFRFGVSGFDHTAIVESLLPDQSFTTIGGNEGTRSGNAPGGMVQRNRYPVGDPRIIGYIAPL from the coding sequence ATGAACGTCCCGACGCATGGGTGCAGCCAGCGCTGCCCAAAGCCGATTCATCTATTGGGACTGCTGGCTTTGGCAGTCATCCTTTGCGGAGAGGCTCAGGCGACCCCCCCACCGGTGCCTGCCCAGCTTCCCGATGCCAGCCCGGCCATTCAGGCATTGCAGGGACCGCCCATGCAGGCGTTACCGGGAAATACTCAACCCTCCCCACCACCCAACACCATTGCCAGCGTGCAGCTGGTGAACGACGAATTACGGCTAATCAGCCCGCCCGGCACTCAGCTACTGGTTAAAAACCGTTTTGTACTGGCCAGTCCCACCCGGCTGGTGGTGGATATCGATCAAAGCCTGCTCCCGGAGAAAGCCATTCAACTGCCCAGTGGCAATTTAGGCCCCATGCCCTACACCACCATCCGGCTGGGGCAGTTTGATGCCACCACCGTGCGACTGGTCATTGAGTCGCCGCAGGCGGATAAACTGAATATCAGCCTGGGACGAGGCACCAACCACGTCCTGCGGGTTTATGCCCCGGAAGCGCCCGGACGGGCCAGTCGTTTTTTTCATCGCATGTTTGGCCGCCCGGCGTCTCCACCGCCCCAGTTGGCCTATACCGGCCCCATCAGCCCCTACAGCCCCAGACCAGACGTCCCCCCCACCTTTGGCCCGCCTCCGGTTTCCTATCAGGCCACCCCGCTTAACCGCATGAAAATTGTGGACGTGGCCCGCTCCCAGTTGGGCATCAGCAAGGCGGAAGCCAGGGATTACGTCAACAACACCTACAGTATGGGGAAAGATCAGGCCTGGTGCGCCGATTTCGTATCCACCGTGCTGAACTGGGCCGGGGGCTCTCCCTGGGGGCACACCTCGCTGGTGCGAGATATTTATGACTGGGGGCTGACCCACCAACGCCTCAAGCCGTTCCCGGAACCGGGCGACATCGCCATCTTTCGCTTTGGCGTATCCGGTTTTGATCACACCGCCATTGTGGAAAGCCTTCTGCCAGACCAGAGTTTCACCACCATTGGCGGCAACGAGGGCACCCGATCCGGGAACGCCCCCGGCGGCATGGTGCAGCGCAACCGTTACCCGGTGGGCGATCCCCGCATCATCGGCTATATCGCCCCCCTTTAG